The genomic interval TGATAGAGGAAAAGACGGAAGTCGAAGCGATCTATTTCTGCATGAACGGCGACAATATGGACAGAGTTTTGACAAAGGAGTATGTGATGGTAGGCTCCGATGCCGGAGCGAGAACAATCGGCGGACCGCTCGGAATCGGCCGTCCCCACCCGAGGACATTCGGCACCTTCCCCCGCTTCTTCCAGGATTTTGTTTTCGGCAGAAAGATATTCACGATGCAGGAGGCTGTGCGGAAAACATCCACCGCCGCGTGTGAAAGGTTCGGAATAAAGAACAGGGGGAAACTCATGGAGGGATTTCACGCGGATATCGTGATGCTCGATCCCGACGCCATAGCCGACACCTCCACATACGAAAACCCGCTCTCCTACCCGAAGGGTATTCGCAACGTCTGGGTAAACGGAAACCTCACCGTTAGCAACGGGGAGTATTCCGGCAAGCTCTCCGGCACAGGATTAAAAATAAACTAGACATGGTCGAAAACCTGAATGAGGTAAAGAGTGCGACACTCGCTTTCCTCGGCAGGATTTGGGAAGAGAACTATTTAAAGAACCGCAACAACATCCGCCGAACGCCGGGGGTGAAAAACCTTTTCGACCGATTCAAGAACCTCCCTTCGATAGTTGTTGGGGCCGGGCCTTCTCTCGACAGGAACATAAAGTACATGCAGTACGCTTCCGGCAAGGCGGTCATCATCGCCTGCGATACAGCCCTGAAGATATTAAAACAAAACGGCGTAAAACCCGATATCGTCATCAACCTCGACCCGCAGTCCAACGTAGTGAACTTCTTCGAGGAGATAGATACGCGGGAGATCACCCTTGTAGCGCCGACAATCGCCTACCCGCCGCTCAGGGAAGCGTGGAAAGGGCATTTCTTTTTCTACAACAAGAACGCGCCGGACATCCCATTGCTTGCCGGAATAGCGCACGAACACAGGGAGCTTGGGCTCCTTACTCCGGGGGGATCGGTGCTGTCGGTGGCATTCGACCTCGCTTTCAAGATGGGCGCCGACCCTATCGCATTCATCGGGCAGGATCTCAGCTACAGCGCCGATAACGCCTACGCCTCCGGAGGACATTACACCGGATACAAATCGGAACAGATCTTCGACATCGGCGGCGACAACATCGTGGAGGCGGCCGACCTTTTCGGCAGGAAACTGAAAACGCAGAAATCGATGTTCGTCACGAACGAATGGTTCAAGTGGGCCTTTGAGAGATGGAACGGCGATAAAAAACGGACAATTTACAACTGCTCCGAGGCAGGGATACTTACGTCGTGCGAACAGTCCACCCTCTCCGATTTCGTAAGCAGTTACTGCAGGAAAAAACTCAACGTCGCATGGACCATCAAGAAAGCGTGCAAATAGGGGGAACATTGACAGCTTGGCTCTTTCTCGCTGGCGCGATCCTCTTTGAGGTGGCGGGAACCACTTCGATGAAGCTCTCCGAAGGCTTCACAAAAACGCTCCCTTCCGTCCTTATGTTCGTCTTTTATATCATCTCCCTGGTATGCCTCACATACGCGCTGAAGAAGATCGATGTCGGCGTCGCCTACGCGATATGGGCCGGCGTCGGCACCGCGCTCATTGCGGTTATCGGCATATGGCACTTCCGGGAGCCTGCCACCATGATAAAAATAGGCTCCATTGGGCTGATAATCATAGGGGTTGTCGGCCTCCACCTCTCCAGCTCCGGCAGGTAAGCTTCATATATCTTGAAACTTGACGGAACGGGATTTTCGCAATAGACTTACCTCCTTAAAATGACTGTCAAAAAAATAGAAAGAGCGATAATTTCCGTTTCGGACAAGACAGGTGTGCTTGAACTCGCCAAAGCGCTTGTCGACGCGGGGGCGGAGATACTCTCCACCGGCGGCACCGCCAAGCTCCTTATCGATAACGGCATAAAGGTCACCAAAGGTTCCGAATTTACCGGCTTCCCCGAAATCCTCGACGGCAGGGTAAAGACCCTGAACCCGAAGATCCACGGAGGCATACTTGCCAGGCGCTCGCTTTCAAAACATCTCGACGAAATGAAAAAGAACGACATCAAGCCGATAGACATGGTCGTCGTGAACCTCTACCCGTTTGAAGATACCGTCAAAAAGGATGGTGTAACGGATGAAGATGCGATAGAGAACATAGACATCGGCGGGCCGTGCATGATCCGCGCGGCGGCAAAGAACCACGAATCGGTCGCGGTGGTCACCGATCCAAAGGATTATCCTTCCATCATCTCGGAGATCAGCAAAATAGGGGGACTGACAATAGGCGACAGGAGGAAACTCGCCACGAAGGCATACGCGCGAACATCCGAATACGACGCGGCAATACACGCCTACCTCTCCGGCAGACCGGATCATGATGAATCGGTTTCGCTCGACTACCGCAAGGTTGCAGACCTCCGGTACGGTGAGAACCCGCACCAGTCCGCGGCGTTCTACGCAAATCTGAACGACGAGGTCTACACCGGAAAGAACCAGCTTCACGGCAAGGAGCTCTCCTACAACAACATAGTGGACCTCGACGCCGCGCTTCAGCATGTGCGCGAATACGACAGGACCGCGTGCGTCATCATCAAGCATACGAATCCGTGCGGAGTTGCCATCAACGACGATCAGAAACTCGCCTACGTTCACGCGAGGGATTGCGATCCGGTTTCGGCTTTCGGCTCCGTAATCGCCTTCAACAGGCCGGTGACGGAAGCTACAGCTACCGAGTTGAAAGAGCTTTTCGTGGAGGCGATAATAGCCCCCGACTTTGAAAAAGGGGCGTTTGACTTACTTAAAAAGAAGAAGAACATCCGCCTCATCAAACCGCAGAATTTCAACATCAAAATATCAAGGGTAATAAAGGACGTTGCGGGAGGGATACTTATCCAAAGCCCCGACAATGTCACTCTTGATGAAGACAAGCTGGAAGTCGTCTCGAAACGACAGCCGACCGATGCTGAGATGGAATCTATGAAATTCGCCTGGACAGTGGCGAAGCATGTGAAGTCGAATGCCATCGTCTTCGCACGCGACGGACGGATAATCGGCGTCGGCGCGGGACAGATGAGCCGTGTTGACTCCTCGAAGATAGCGGTATCGAAGGCCACCACCCCCGTGAAAGGGTGCGTGATGGCGTCGGACGCCTTCTTCCCCTTCCGCGACGGGATAGACGCCGCCGGAAAAGAAGGTATAACCGCCGTTATCCAGCCGGGCGGCTCGATGCGCGACGAAGAGGTGATAGCCGCTGCCGACGAATACGGCATGGCAATGGTCTTTACCGGCATTCGTCACTTCCGCCACTAATTCGTCACTCACCCTTTGTCATTTCACCCTCTGGCGCATATAATCTTGGGACTATGAATTTTCAAAACGTCATTTTCGCGCTGGAGAAATACTGGAGCGACAGGGGTTGCGTAATCAATCAACCGATAGATACCGAAGTCGGCGCTGGGACGTTTCACCCCGCTACGTTCCTCCGCGTCCTCGGCCCCGAGCCGTGGAACACCGCGTACGTTCAGCCTTCGAGACGCCCTACCGACGGACGTTTCGGAGAGAATCCGAACCGCCTCCAGCACTACTACCAGTACCAGGTGATACTGAAACCCTCCCCCGACGACATACAGCAGATGTATCTCGATTCGCTCACGCACCTCGGCATCGACCTGAAGGCGCACGACATCCGCTTCGTGGAGGACGACTGGGAATCCCCTACCCTCGGCGCGTGGGGTCTCGGCTGGGAAGTCTGGCTCGACGGGATGGAGATAACGCAGTTCACCTACTTCCAGCAGGTTGGAGGGATAGACCTGAAACCTGTCTCCGGCGAGCTGACCTACGGCCTTGAGCGGATCACGATGTATCTGCAGAACGTAGAATCGGTTTACGACATCAAGTGGAACGACAACGTAACCTACGGGGAGATATTCCTCGATGATGAAAAACAGTTCAGCAAATACAATTTCGAAATGACCGACCCGAAGTTCAACGCGGAGCTTTTCACCAATCTGGAATCACAGGTAAATAAACTTCTGGAGGAAGGGCTGGTTCTCCCCGCTTACAACACTGTTTTAAAATGCTCGCACACGTTCAACCTCCTCGACGCGAGGGGGGCGATATCTGTTACTGAACGGACGAACTACATCGGACGTGTAAGAAAACTTGCAAGCAAGACCGCCAAGGCGTACCTCGAATGGCGCGAATCGCTCGGCTTCCCACTACTGAAGAAATAATTTTCGCTATTGCCATCCCCGCGAAGGCGGGGATCCAGAAAACATCAGACTGTAACCTCTCTTCGCTGGAACACCATCTTTGAAAAAGATTATTCCAGGAATTCCTTGACGATGCAGACCGGTTTGCAGAGCCACTGGCGAGCATTACCGCGAATGCCGGGGCAAGAATGAAATGGAAATAATCGATAGTCTACAATATTTTTCCCCTCCTTTTTGTAAGGAGGGGCGCAGGGGTGGTTCACAAAAGTGGTCATTGCGAGCGGAGCGAAGCAATCTCTCCCGTGGGTGAATCCGGGGAGAGATCGCCACGGCCTCCTTCGGAGTCCTCGCGATGACATCGAACCCCGGTTCCCTCTTGCAGAGAATTTAAACCGCGCTGACCGAAAACGCGGGGAATTTTTCCCCGTTACGATATTATTCCAGGAATTCCTTGATGATGCAGACCGGTTTGCAGAGCCACTAGCGAGCATTACCGCGAATGCCGGGGCAAGAATGAAATGGAAATAATCGATAGTCTACAATATTTTTCCCCTCCTTTTTGTAAGGAGGGGCGCAGGGGTGGTTCACAAAAGTGGTCATTGCGAGCGGAGCGAAGCAATCTCTCCCGTGGGTGAATCCGGGGAGAGATCGCCACGGCCTCCTTCGGAGTCCTCGCGATGACATCGAACCCCGGTTCCCTCTTGCAGAGAATTTAAACCGCGCTGACCGAAAACGCGGGGAATTTTTCCCCGTTACGATATTATTCCAGGAATTCCTTGATGATGCAGACCGGTTTGCAGAGCCACTAGCGAGCATTACCGCGAATGCCGGGGCAAGA from Nitrospinota bacterium carries:
- a CDS encoding amidohydrolase family protein, encoding IEADRYPYIASNTGLQVLLPDWAFDGGRDAIVERLKDPETRKRFREEILANHPEPEYWDTVMVSQVATKKNFDIQGLRVSEASHKRGKDVFDYIFDLLIEEKTEVEAIYFCMNGDNMDRVLTKEYVMVGSDAGARTIGGPLGIGRPHPRTFGTFPRFFQDFVFGRKIFTMQEAVRKTSTAACERFGIKNRGKLMEGFHADIVMLDPDAIADTSTYENPLSYPKGIRNVWVNGNLTVSNGEYSGKLSGTGLKIN
- a CDS encoding DUF115 domain-containing protein; amino-acid sequence: MVENLNEVKSATLAFLGRIWEENYLKNRNNIRRTPGVKNLFDRFKNLPSIVVGAGPSLDRNIKYMQYASGKAVIIACDTALKILKQNGVKPDIVINLDPQSNVVNFFEEIDTREITLVAPTIAYPPLREAWKGHFFFYNKNAPDIPLLAGIAHEHRELGLLTPGGSVLSVAFDLAFKMGADPIAFIGQDLSYSADNAYASGGHYTGYKSEQIFDIGGDNIVEAADLFGRKLKTQKSMFVTNEWFKWAFERWNGDKKRTIYNCSEAGILTSCEQSTLSDFVSSYCRKKLNVAWTIKKACK
- a CDS encoding multidrug efflux SMR transporter, giving the protein MTAWLFLAGAILFEVAGTTSMKLSEGFTKTLPSVLMFVFYIISLVCLTYALKKIDVGVAYAIWAGVGTALIAVIGIWHFREPATMIKIGSIGLIIIGVVGLHLSSSGR
- the purH gene encoding bifunctional phosphoribosylaminoimidazolecarboxamide formyltransferase/IMP cyclohydrolase, which translates into the protein MTVKKIERAIISVSDKTGVLELAKALVDAGAEILSTGGTAKLLIDNGIKVTKGSEFTGFPEILDGRVKTLNPKIHGGILARRSLSKHLDEMKKNDIKPIDMVVVNLYPFEDTVKKDGVTDEDAIENIDIGGPCMIRAAAKNHESVAVVTDPKDYPSIISEISKIGGLTIGDRRKLATKAYARTSEYDAAIHAYLSGRPDHDESVSLDYRKVADLRYGENPHQSAAFYANLNDEVYTGKNQLHGKELSYNNIVDLDAALQHVREYDRTACVIIKHTNPCGVAINDDQKLAYVHARDCDPVSAFGSVIAFNRPVTEATATELKELFVEAIIAPDFEKGAFDLLKKKKNIRLIKPQNFNIKISRVIKDVAGGILIQSPDNVTLDEDKLEVVSKRQPTDAEMESMKFAWTVAKHVKSNAIVFARDGRIIGVGAGQMSRVDSSKIAVSKATTPVKGCVMASDAFFPFRDGIDAAGKEGITAVIQPGGSMRDEEVIAAADEYGMAMVFTGIRHFRH
- a CDS encoding glycine--tRNA ligase subunit alpha, which translates into the protein MNFQNVIFALEKYWSDRGCVINQPIDTEVGAGTFHPATFLRVLGPEPWNTAYVQPSRRPTDGRFGENPNRLQHYYQYQVILKPSPDDIQQMYLDSLTHLGIDLKAHDIRFVEDDWESPTLGAWGLGWEVWLDGMEITQFTYFQQVGGIDLKPVSGELTYGLERITMYLQNVESVYDIKWNDNVTYGEIFLDDEKQFSKYNFEMTDPKFNAELFTNLESQVNKLLEEGLVLPAYNTVLKCSHTFNLLDARGAISVTERTNYIGRVRKLASKTAKAYLEWRESLGFPLLKK